The Hymenobacter sp. DG01 genome has a segment encoding these proteins:
- a CDS encoding transketolase: MAQDSSFAASSETHAPTPTRSVDDLKQIAAQVRRDIVRMVHAVNSGHPGGSLGCTDLLVALYFKVMKHTPEPFDMNGIGQDLFFLSNGHISPVFYSVLARSGYFPVGELATFRKLNSRLQGHPATHEHLPGVRVASGSLGQGLSVAIGAAQAKKLNNDDRNVFVLMGDGELEEGQIWEAAMYAPHHKVDNLIAFVDRNGQQIDGPTDKIGGLGDLRAKFEAFNWRVLETDGNDLEKLLPTIEEAVQLSGQGQPIMVLMDTQMGYGVDFMMGSHKWHGVAPNDEQLEKALQQLVVEKAGDY, translated from the coding sequence ATGGCTCAGGATTCCTCATTTGCCGCTTCCTCCGAAACGCATGCCCCTACCCCCACCCGCTCGGTGGATGATTTGAAACAGATTGCCGCCCAGGTTCGCCGCGACATTGTGCGCATGGTACACGCCGTTAACTCGGGTCACCCCGGCGGCTCGCTCGGCTGCACCGATCTGCTGGTGGCACTATACTTCAAGGTTATGAAGCACACCCCCGAGCCCTTCGACATGAACGGCATCGGGCAAGACCTGTTTTTCCTTTCCAACGGCCACATTTCGCCGGTATTCTACTCGGTGCTGGCCCGCTCAGGCTACTTCCCCGTGGGCGAGCTGGCTACCTTCCGCAAGCTGAACTCCCGCTTGCAGGGCCACCCCGCTACCCACGAGCACCTACCCGGCGTACGCGTGGCTTCCGGCTCTCTGGGCCAGGGCCTGAGCGTGGCCATCGGGGCTGCCCAAGCCAAGAAGCTCAACAACGACGACCGCAACGTATTCGTGCTGATGGGTGATGGTGAGCTGGAAGAAGGCCAGATCTGGGAGGCCGCTATGTATGCGCCTCACCACAAAGTTGACAACCTGATTGCCTTCGTGGACCGCAACGGCCAGCAGATTGACGGACCCACCGACAAAATTGGTGGCCTCGGCGACCTGCGCGCCAAGTTCGAAGCCTTCAACTGGCGCGTGCTCGAAACCGACGGCAACGACCTCGAGAAACTCCTCCCCACCATTGAAGAAGCCGTGCAGCTCAGCGGCCAGGGCCAGCCCATTATGGTGCTGATGGACACGCAGATGGGCTACGGCGTTGACTTCATGATGGGCTCACACAAGTGGCACGGCGTGGCTCCGAACGATGAGCAGCTGGAGAAGGCCCTGCAGCAGTTGGTAGTTGAAAAAGCCGGCGACTACTAA
- a CDS encoding transketolase family protein, producing MKDFPYTESKDTRSGFGAGLQELGKTNPNVVALCADLIGSLKMDAFIKDNPERFFQVGIAEANMMGLAAGLTIGGKIPFTGTFANFSTGRVYDQIRQSIAYSGKNVKICASHAGLTLGEDGATHQILEDIGMMKMLPHMTVINPCDYNQTKAATIAIADYEGPVYLRFGRPVVPNFTPADQKFEVGKGIVLNEGTDVSIFATGHLVWKAILAGKLLAEKGINAEIINIHTIKPLDAQLILESARKTRCVVTAEEHQMNGGLGDSVAQLLAREEPLPLEMVAVNDSFGESGTPDQLMEKYGLNEQAIVAAVEKVMARRK from the coding sequence ATGAAAGACTTTCCCTACACCGAATCGAAGGATACCCGCAGCGGCTTTGGCGCGGGCCTGCAAGAGCTGGGCAAAACCAACCCCAACGTGGTGGCCCTCTGCGCCGACCTCATCGGCTCGCTCAAGATGGACGCCTTCATCAAGGACAACCCCGAGCGTTTCTTCCAGGTAGGCATTGCTGAGGCTAACATGATGGGTCTGGCCGCCGGCCTTACCATCGGGGGCAAGATTCCCTTCACCGGCACCTTCGCCAACTTCTCGACCGGCCGCGTGTACGACCAGATCCGGCAGAGCATTGCCTACTCGGGCAAGAACGTGAAGATCTGCGCTTCGCACGCGGGCCTCACGCTGGGCGAAGACGGCGCCACCCACCAAATTCTGGAGGACATCGGGATGATGAAGATGCTACCCCACATGACGGTCATCAACCCCTGCGACTACAACCAGACCAAGGCTGCTACCATCGCCATTGCCGACTACGAAGGCCCGGTGTACCTGCGCTTCGGCCGCCCCGTAGTGCCCAACTTCACCCCCGCCGACCAGAAGTTTGAGGTAGGCAAAGGCATTGTGCTGAACGAGGGTACTGATGTGAGCATCTTCGCTACGGGCCACTTGGTATGGAAGGCCATTCTGGCGGGCAAGCTGCTGGCTGAGAAAGGCATCAACGCCGAAATCATCAACATCCACACCATTAAGCCCCTGGATGCCCAGCTGATTCTGGAATCGGCGCGCAAAACGCGCTGCGTAGTAACGGCCGAGGAGCACCAGATGAACGGCGGCCTCGGCGACTCCGTGGCCCAGCTGCTGGCCCGCGAGGAGCCCTTGCCCCTGGAAATGGTAGCCGTGAATGACTCCTTCGGCGAATCGGGCACGCCCGACCAACTGATGGAGAAATACGGCCTCAACGAGCAAGCCATTGTGGCCGCCGTAGAGAAAGTAATGGCCCGCCGCAAGTAA
- a CDS encoding phytanoyl-CoA dioxygenase family protein, translating to MKSSVAKETQLNSQAERSEASRVVSLQTSAREMLRCALLDGLAEAVKSLQENGYATLPGAFSPEEARALLQTIEGAEADSANFRRSQDVFAIRNLLGEIPQLREQLLTPRLREVLAVLFPGATPHLTKAIYFDKPAGSNWLVAWHQDVMISVDRRLYLPGYGPWSSKSGEVAVLPPQAILESIYTLRLHLDDCDETNGALRVVPRSHRQGIIPNKQHPAYTPQAVTCPVPAGGLMLMQPLTLHASNRSTSNRPRRVIHLEFSTAELPAGLQWRERLEAPLTSANYSS from the coding sequence ATGAAAAGCAGTGTAGCAAAAGAAACCCAACTGAACAGTCAAGCAGAGCGCAGCGAAGCATCTCGCGTGGTATCATTGCAGACGTCGGCACGCGAGATGCTTCGCTGCGCTCTGCTTGACGGGCTAGCGGAGGCAGTCAAAAGTTTACAGGAAAACGGCTACGCAACCTTGCCAGGCGCCTTCTCTCCCGAAGAAGCCCGGGCTCTGCTCCAAACCATTGAGGGTGCGGAAGCTGATTCCGCTAATTTTCGCCGCAGCCAGGATGTGTTTGCCATTCGCAATCTGCTGGGCGAGATTCCGCAGCTTCGGGAGCAACTCCTGACGCCTCGGCTGCGGGAAGTGCTGGCGGTGCTGTTTCCGGGTGCTACTCCGCATCTGACCAAGGCTATTTATTTCGATAAGCCCGCCGGCTCCAACTGGCTGGTGGCCTGGCATCAGGATGTGATGATTAGCGTGGACCGTCGGCTGTACTTGCCTGGTTACGGCCCCTGGAGTAGCAAAAGCGGTGAAGTAGCAGTACTACCGCCCCAGGCGATTCTGGAAAGCATCTATACTCTCCGCCTCCACCTCGACGATTGCGACGAAACAAATGGTGCCTTACGCGTGGTGCCCCGCTCCCACCGGCAGGGCATCATCCCAAACAAACAGCATCCTGCTTATACGCCCCAGGCCGTTACCTGCCCTGTACCGGCCGGTGGCCTGATGCTGATGCAGCCCCTAACGCTTCATGCCTCCAACCGCAGCACCAGCAACCGCCCGCGCCGCGTGATTCACCTGGAGTTCAGCACCGCTGAGCTGCCCGCAGGATTACAGTGGCGGGAGCGGCTGGAAGCGCCTCTCACTTCTGCCAACTACTCATCCTGA
- a CDS encoding zinc ribbon domain-containing protein: MSSMIQFVANHDDLSTDKGFQFKFYCDKCRNGHMSRFHPNAIGIAGELMRAAGSLFGGSFSSAGSAAYHVQRAIGGKAHDSALEKAVQEGKAYFKQCTRCGSWVCPDVCWNHKASLCETCAPDEHEELAAQQRQAASEQIRTKTRNQDYTKGLDFLNTGGLVQCQSCQTKLAPGQKFCPTCGTPNVAAQTKDKFCGDCGATVKPEQRFCAECGSKQG, from the coding sequence ATGAGCAGCATGATTCAGTTCGTCGCTAACCACGACGATTTGTCCACCGACAAGGGCTTCCAATTCAAATTCTACTGCGACAAATGCCGCAACGGGCACATGTCGCGCTTTCACCCCAATGCCATTGGCATAGCCGGCGAACTGATGCGGGCGGCGGGCAGCCTGTTCGGGGGGAGCTTCTCCAGCGCCGGCAGCGCCGCCTACCATGTGCAGCGTGCCATTGGTGGTAAGGCCCACGATTCGGCCCTGGAAAAAGCCGTGCAGGAAGGTAAAGCCTACTTCAAGCAGTGCACCCGCTGCGGTAGCTGGGTGTGCCCCGATGTGTGCTGGAACCACAAAGCCAGCCTCTGCGAAACCTGCGCCCCCGACGAGCACGAGGAGCTGGCCGCCCAACAGCGCCAGGCCGCCAGTGAGCAAATCCGCACCAAAACCCGGAATCAGGACTATACCAAAGGCCTCGATTTCCTCAACACCGGGGGCTTGGTGCAGTGCCAGAGCTGCCAGACCAAGCTGGCTCCCGGCCAGAAATTCTGCCCCACCTGCGGCACTCCCAACGTAGCGGCCCAGACCAAAGACAAATTCTGCGGCGACTGCGGCGCCACCGTGAAGCCGGAGCAGCGGTTCTGCGCCGAGTGTGGTAGCAAGCAGGGGTAG
- the bcp gene encoding thioredoxin-dependent thiol peroxidase, protein MALPQVGDQAPAFEAQDQTGATHRLQDYAGRKVALYFYPKDDTSGCTAQACNLRDNYQSLLGAGIQVLGVSIDSEKSHQKFATKYELPFPLLVDEDKKIVEAYGVWQEKSMYGRKYMGTMRYTFLIDEQGRIEKVITKVDTKNHAAQLL, encoded by the coding sequence ATGGCACTACCTCAAGTGGGCGACCAGGCTCCGGCCTTTGAAGCCCAGGACCAAACCGGCGCTACGCACCGCCTCCAGGACTACGCGGGCCGCAAAGTGGCCCTCTACTTCTACCCCAAAGACGACACCTCGGGCTGCACCGCCCAGGCCTGCAACCTCCGCGACAATTACCAGAGCCTGCTCGGGGCCGGCATTCAGGTGCTGGGCGTGAGCATCGACTCAGAAAAGTCGCACCAGAAGTTCGCTACTAAGTACGAACTGCCCTTTCCCCTGCTGGTGGACGAGGACAAGAAAATAGTGGAAGCCTACGGCGTGTGGCAGGAAAAATCGATGTACGGCCGCAAGTACATGGGCACCATGCGTTACACCTTCCTAATTGACGAGCAGGGCCGCATTGAAAAGGTCATCACCAAGGTCGATACCAAGAACCACGCGGCTCAGCTGCTGTAA
- a CDS encoding RNA polymerase sigma factor — protein MEDQEILVKFQDPATRNVAFNQLVRKYQSKVYWHVRKMVVSHDDADDLTQDVFVKVWNHLDNFRQDASLYTWIYRIATNECLSWLQSKRRRFFLPLNDVGAELTAKLEADESLAGDEVELKLQKAILRLPDKQRLVFNLRYYDDMPYEQMAEVTGTSVGALKASYHHAVKKIEQYINAGPD, from the coding sequence TTGGAAGACCAGGAGATACTCGTCAAGTTTCAGGACCCCGCCACCCGCAACGTGGCCTTTAACCAGCTGGTGCGCAAGTACCAAAGCAAGGTGTACTGGCATGTGCGCAAGATGGTGGTCAGCCACGACGACGCCGACGACCTGACCCAGGATGTGTTTGTGAAGGTGTGGAACCACCTGGATAATTTCCGCCAGGATGCCTCCCTCTACACCTGGATTTACCGCATTGCCACCAACGAGTGCCTGAGCTGGCTGCAAAGCAAGCGCCGCCGGTTTTTCCTACCCCTCAACGATGTAGGAGCCGAGCTGACGGCCAAGCTGGAGGCCGACGAAAGCCTGGCCGGCGACGAGGTGGAGCTGAAGCTGCAGAAAGCCATCCTGCGCCTCCCCGATAAGCAGCGCCTGGTCTTCAACCTACGCTACTACGACGACATGCCCTACGAACAGATGGCCGAGGTAACCGGCACTTCCGTAGGCGCCCTGAAAGCCTCCTACCACCACGCCGTCAAGAAGATTGAGCAATACATTAACGCCGGCCCCGACTAG
- a CDS encoding DUF481 domain-containing protein codes for MRFSYLLLALLLFACPTLAQKPDTTIIRYTGQLAGQYTSGGVNRTLFSTSHSVTLLRGLHFGAPVTGSFTYGKQEKLLKEREFLLNTTPYYWKGRFRFYGIGGYERSNLRGIENRYQVGAGPGWAIYTDSLNREVAVSNLIIREATYFQDGSSRTVARNSTRLKVAYSYRVFTLNSITFYQPNLQNFEDYRVTQQSSLALRFTPRFAITGTYTYTFENRILEGKPRDNTNVTVGVSFSTK; via the coding sequence ATGCGCTTTTCTTACCTCCTGCTCGCCCTATTGCTGTTTGCCTGCCCTACCCTCGCTCAAAAGCCCGATACCACCATTATTCGCTACACGGGTCAGCTGGCGGGGCAGTACACCTCGGGCGGCGTCAACCGCACCCTGTTTTCCACCTCGCACTCCGTTACACTGTTGCGGGGGCTGCACTTTGGCGCGCCGGTTACGGGCAGCTTCACGTATGGCAAGCAGGAAAAGCTGCTCAAGGAGCGGGAGTTTCTGCTGAACACAACCCCTTACTACTGGAAAGGCCGCTTCCGCTTCTACGGTATCGGGGGCTACGAGCGCAGCAACCTGCGCGGCATCGAGAACCGCTACCAGGTGGGCGCCGGCCCCGGCTGGGCTATTTATACCGATTCGCTGAACCGCGAAGTAGCCGTCAGCAACCTCATTATCCGGGAGGCCACCTACTTCCAAGATGGCTCCAGCCGCACGGTGGCCCGCAACTCTACCCGCCTGAAGGTGGCCTACTCCTACCGGGTCTTCACGCTGAACTCCATTACCTTCTACCAGCCCAACCTGCAGAATTTCGAGGATTACCGCGTCACGCAGCAGTCGAGTCTGGCGTTGCGCTTCACGCCCCGCTTCGCCATTACCGGCACCTATACCTACACCTTCGAAAACCGCATTCTGGAAGGCAAGCCCCGCGACAATACCAACGTGACGGTGGGCGTATCGTTCAGCACGAAGTAG
- a CDS encoding aspartate aminotransferase family protein — protein sequence MLTPRQLFLRHQAQTSDFPLLLEIERAEGVYMYDAEGQRYLDLISGIGVSNVGHRHPQVLQAIQDQLDKYLHLMVYGEVVQAPPAQLAEALHQTLPAHLDNVYFTNSGTEAVEGALKLAKRHTGRTGLLSSYNAYHGSTHGALSITGSEGFKNSFRPLLPDVRHFRHNNFEDLQLINEHTAAVVIETVQGEAGVRVPAPGYLPALRQRCTEVGALLILDEIQCGFGRTGTFWAFEQFGIEPDILLTAKGMGGGMPIGAFISSQEIMSGFKTRPILGHCTTFGGHPVSCAASLATLRTIQEENLLAGVAEKAARFRRQLVHPAIREVRNQGLLMAVEFESFEVLKSIIDHALWQERILTDWFLFCDNSLRIAPPLTITFEQIDEACAALLRAVEAVVNQSAG from the coding sequence ATGCTTACTCCCCGCCAGCTTTTTCTGCGCCATCAGGCCCAAACCTCCGACTTTCCGCTGCTCCTGGAAATTGAGCGCGCCGAGGGCGTGTATATGTACGACGCTGAAGGCCAGCGCTACCTTGATTTGATTTCCGGCATCGGGGTCAGCAACGTGGGTCACCGCCACCCGCAGGTACTCCAGGCTATTCAGGATCAACTGGATAAATACCTGCACCTGATGGTATATGGCGAGGTAGTGCAGGCCCCACCGGCCCAACTCGCCGAAGCCCTGCACCAAACCCTGCCCGCCCACCTCGACAACGTGTACTTCACTAACTCCGGTACCGAGGCGGTAGAAGGTGCCCTCAAGCTGGCCAAACGCCACACCGGCCGCACCGGTCTGCTTTCCAGCTACAATGCCTACCACGGCTCCACCCACGGGGCCCTCAGCATCACGGGCTCCGAGGGTTTCAAGAATTCCTTCCGGCCCCTGCTGCCCGACGTGCGCCACTTCCGCCACAACAACTTCGAGGACCTGCAGCTGATTAACGAGCACACGGCCGCCGTGGTCATTGAAACGGTGCAGGGTGAGGCCGGTGTGCGGGTGCCCGCGCCGGGCTACCTGCCGGCCCTGCGTCAGCGCTGCACCGAGGTAGGGGCCCTGCTGATCCTCGATGAAATTCAGTGCGGCTTTGGTCGCACAGGCACATTCTGGGCCTTCGAGCAGTTCGGCATCGAGCCCGATATTCTGCTCACGGCCAAGGGCATGGGCGGCGGCATGCCCATCGGGGCGTTTATTTCCTCCCAGGAAATTATGTCGGGCTTCAAGACGCGCCCGATTCTGGGGCACTGCACCACGTTTGGGGGGCACCCGGTATCCTGCGCGGCCTCGCTGGCTACGCTGCGCACTATTCAGGAGGAAAACCTGCTGGCCGGGGTAGCCGAAAAAGCGGCCCGCTTCCGCCGGCAGCTGGTGCACCCGGCCATCCGGGAAGTGCGCAACCAGGGCCTGCTGATGGCCGTGGAGTTCGAGTCGTTCGAGGTGCTCAAGTCCATCATCGACCACGCCCTCTGGCAAGAGCGCATCCTCACCGACTGGTTTTTGTTCTGCGACAATTCCCTGCGCATTGCCCCGCCCCTGACCATCACCTTCGAGCAGATTGATGAGGCCTGCGCCGCCCTGCTGCGGGCCGTGGAGGCGGTAGTAAACCAAAGCGCGGGCTAG
- a CDS encoding VWA domain-containing protein, producing MRYLVLVTCLLLSLLAPWQSRAQNVAPEKPRTTRILFVLDASGSMRAPWEGQQRWDVAKNLLSKMVDSLNAYPNLELALRAYGHQHENKENNCEDSKLEVAFAPKNAGAIKARLKTIEPKGNTPITYSLLQSAQDFPADRTARNVLILITDGLESCKGDPCATAVALQRKHVFLKPFVIGIGAEREFGKQLECLGQYYNAADVKTFRTILNDVVAQTLAKTTVAVNLTDEAGRPVESNVNMTFLNNVTEQPEYNYVHFRDAQGKPDVLDIDALQSYDLVINTVPPVRQPNLPIRPGKANVLTYKTPQGTLWLQSPSLTPNPYGTVQAVVRAQGSPATVVALPFGSRQKLLAGNYEVELLTLPRQIRRISVKQGQETAVTYEAPGILNIVSDLKGYGSIYQLNNDESQTWVYNLPDGGSSKINLPMQPGAYRLVFRTKTATGSKFTDVRNFTIRPGQTSSVSIFGR from the coding sequence ATGCGCTACTTGGTTTTGGTTACGTGCTTGCTGCTGAGCCTGCTGGCTCCCTGGCAGAGCCGTGCCCAGAACGTAGCGCCCGAGAAGCCCCGGACCACCCGCATTTTGTTCGTGCTCGATGCTTCGGGCTCGATGCGGGCGCCCTGGGAAGGGCAGCAGCGCTGGGACGTGGCCAAAAACCTGCTCTCGAAGATGGTGGACTCGCTCAACGCCTACCCCAACCTGGAGCTGGCATTGCGCGCCTACGGTCATCAGCACGAAAACAAGGAGAATAACTGCGAGGACTCGAAGCTGGAAGTGGCCTTCGCGCCCAAAAACGCGGGGGCCATTAAGGCGCGGCTGAAAACCATCGAGCCGAAAGGCAACACGCCCATCACGTACTCCTTGCTGCAGTCGGCCCAGGATTTTCCCGCTGACCGCACAGCCCGTAACGTGCTCATTCTGATTACCGACGGGCTAGAATCCTGCAAAGGCGACCCGTGCGCTACGGCCGTGGCGTTGCAGCGCAAGCACGTATTCCTGAAGCCTTTCGTGATTGGCATTGGGGCTGAGCGGGAGTTTGGCAAGCAGCTGGAGTGCCTGGGGCAGTACTACAACGCGGCCGATGTGAAGACCTTTCGCACCATCCTCAACGATGTAGTGGCCCAGACCCTGGCCAAAACCACAGTGGCCGTCAACCTGACCGATGAGGCCGGCCGGCCGGTGGAGTCGAACGTGAACATGACCTTCCTCAACAACGTCACGGAGCAGCCGGAGTACAACTACGTGCACTTCCGCGACGCCCAGGGCAAGCCCGACGTGCTCGACATCGACGCCCTGCAGAGCTACGATTTGGTTATTAACACGGTACCGCCGGTGCGCCAGCCGAACCTGCCCATCCGGCCCGGCAAGGCCAACGTCCTTACCTACAAAACGCCCCAGGGCACACTCTGGCTCCAAAGCCCCAGCCTCACGCCCAACCCTTACGGTACGGTGCAGGCCGTAGTACGGGCCCAGGGTAGCCCGGCCACGGTGGTGGCCCTACCCTTCGGGAGCCGGCAAAAGCTGCTGGCCGGCAACTACGAGGTGGAGCTACTAACTCTACCCCGCCAGATCCGCCGAATCTCGGTGAAGCAGGGTCAGGAAACAGCCGTGACCTACGAGGCGCCCGGTATCCTGAACATCGTGTCGGATCTGAAGGGCTACGGCAGCATTTACCAGCTCAACAACGACGAGTCGCAGACGTGGGTGTACAACCTGCCCGACGGGGGTAGCAGCAAGATCAACCTACCCATGCAGCCGGGGGCCTACCGCCTGGTGTTCCGCACCAAAACCGCCACCGGCAGCAAGTTCACCGATGTCCGCAACTTCACCATTCGGCCGGGTCAAACCTCGTCGGTCAGCATTTTTGGGCGATGA